The Deltaproteobacteria bacterium genome includes the window GATCCTGGGGTTGATGACGGCGTAGAGCACATCCACACACAGGTTGATAATGATAAAAAGCGTGGCGATGAACAGGGTCCCTCCCTGGATGACCATGTAGTCCCGCTGCATGACGGCATCGTACATCCATTTGCCCACACCGGGCCAGGCGAAAATGGTTTCGGTTAGAATGGCGCCGCCCAGGGTAACGCCGAACTGCAGCCCGATGGTGGTCACCACGGGTATCATGGCATTGCGCAGGGCGTGCTTGAAAACAACCTTGAAGCGGGAAAGCCCCTTGGCCTTGGCCGTTTTGATGTAGTCCTGGCGCAGGACTTCCAGCATGGCGGAACGGGTCATCCGGGCCACGATGGCCATGGGAATGGTGCTCAGGGTGACCGCAGGCATGATGATGTGCCACAGGGCGTCTTTCAGGGCCACCCAGTTGCGGGTAATGACGGCATCCAGAATGTAGAAATTGGTGATAATATCGAGGTTGACGTCGATACTCAGGCGGCCCGAAAGGGGCAGCCATCCCAGGTTGAGTGAAAAAATCAGCATGAACACCAGGCCCAGCCAGAAAATGGGCATGCTGACACCGGCAAGGGCACCCAGCATGCTTACGTAATCGAAGAGGGAATACTGGCGGGTGGCGGAAACAATACCCAGGATGATCCCGAAGAAGCAGGCGATGATCAGGGCGCACACGGCCAGTTCGATGGTGGCGGGAAAGCGCTGCGTGATTTCAATCCACACCTTCTGCCGCGTCCAGATGGTTTCGCCCAGGTCGCCCTGCATCAGTCTTTTCAGAAACATCCCGTACTGAACATAAAGGGGTTCGTTCAGCCCCAGGTGCTCGCGGATCTCCATCAGCGCCTCGTCGGTGGCGCGCTCACCCAGCAGCAGCTCCGCCGGGTCCCCCGGGGTGACATGCAGCATGAAAAAGACGATGATGGAGACGCCCAACAGCGTGGGGATCAGAATCAGTATCCGTCTTAGGATGTAGGCCAGCATACGATAGATTAAATGCTTCCACCTAAATTGAGCGTTTCATTATGTCATTCCTGCCAGGGCAGGAACCCAGAAATGGAGACTGGATGCCGGATCGAGTTCGGCATGACGGATCAGGCTGTCGATTTACCGGGTCGATCGATCTCCCCCGGGGTAGCCCGGGGGAGGATGGTTTTATATGACGCGGCCTATTGGTCCAGCCACACGTTTTTCAGCCGGACGGAGCTTGTGGGGTGGAGCTTGAAGTTCATGACCTTCTTCTGAGCCGGCCAGATAACGGTCGAGTGGGCTACGGGAATGACTGGGCACTCATCGTAGAGCAGCTGCTGGGCATCTTCGTATATCTTGGTGCGTTTTGCCTGATCCACGGTCTGCTTACCCTGCAGCATGAGTTTGTGGTAGGTTTCGTTGTGCCACTGGGTGCGGACCGAAGGCGAGGCCAGCCCGTCGAAGAGCACGGCCAGAAAGTTGTCCGGGTCGCCGTTGTCGCCGGTCCACCCGAGCTGGAACAGGTCCATGTCTTCGGGCTGTTCGCGCTGGCGTTTCAGGTAGGTGCCCCAGTCGTAACTGACGATTTTGGCAACGATGCCGACCTTTTTCAGGTCCGCAGCCATGGCCACGCCGATTTTTTGCCCGTCCGGGTTGTACGGCCTGGGAACCGGCATGGACCACAGGGTGATTTCACCCAGGCCCTCGCCTTCGGGGAACCCTGCTTTTGCAAGATACTCCTTGGCCAGTTCCGGGTCGTACTTGTAGCCTGGAATGGATTTGTTGTAGCCCCACATGGTCGGGGGGATGGGGTTCTTGGCAACCTGGCCCATGCCCTGGTAGATATTGTCCACGATGGCCTTGCGGTTGATGGCGTGCGCGATGGCTTTTCTCAGGTTGACGTTGCTCTTCCAGGGTTCCTTGGTGTGGTTGAAGGAGAGGTACCCGATGTTCATGCCCGGCTGCGTGGGGAGCTTGAGGTTTTTGTCCTTGCGCGCCAGGTCGATGTCCGCGGGGTTGGGGAACTGGCAGATGTGAATGTTGCCGGTTTTCAGTTCCAGAAAGCGGACCGAGTTTTCGGGAATGGAACGGAAAACGACCTTGTCCAAATAGGGGCCACCCTTCTTGTCCCAGTAGGCCTTGTTCTTTTCCAGGATGATGCGGTCGTCCTTGATCCACTGAACGAACTTGAAGGGACCGGTTCCCACGGGAGTGCGCAGGAACTCCTTCGGATTTTTCAAAAAGGCGGTGGGGCTGATGATGTCCGCGAAATCCATGCCCAGGTTGGCCAGGAAGGGGGCCTCCACGCGTTTCAGGTTGAACACCACCGTGTATTCGTCCACGGCCTCGATGCTGCCCACCGTGTCATCCATTTCCATGGAAACCCAATACTCGGGCGGGCGCTCCTGGGGCGGGATATCCCATCCCTTGCCGGTGAACTTGACCTTGCGGTCCTTCATCATGCGGCCGATGGAAAAGACGACGGCATTGGCGTTGAAAGGGGTTCCGTCGTGGAACTTCACACCCTTGCGCAGGTGAAACGTGTATGTTTTCCCGTCGGCGGAGATGTCCCAAGATTCAGCCAGCCCCGGCTCTAAAGCGGTGCTCTCGTCGGCATAAAAAACCAGTGCTTCGAAGATGTTGTCGCACACTAAAAAGGAGTTGCCGTCGGTTTCATAGGCGGGATCCAGGCCGACGCTGTCGCCGCCCCTGCCGAAAACGAGGGTTCCCCCTGTTTTGGGTGAAGCCGCCATGGCGGCACCCGTGAAAACGAAGACCATTATTATAAGGATCAACGACAGTTTTCTTACCATAGGGTCCTCCTTCTGCATCTTAGGTTTTGTGGGGAAAAGGGCATGCCCTGTGTCGCCGATATGCCCCTTGGTATGGTGAAAGCCAAGCCTTCTTTTTATTTGTGGGTTTTTCGGTTCGGAAGCCGATATGACATAGCTATCACATAGCTATCAGAAGCATTTGGCTTTGTCAAAACAACAATGTGCCATTTAAAAAAAGCCTGCTCATGTCTTCCGAACGGCCGATTGCGCTTGAAAGTTACGGCGGGGTTTGAGACACAGGTGGCATGAAGATGCGCGGTTTTGAAACAGAAACGGGCACCCCGTGGTATGCCGTCGGTGCGGGCGATACCTACAACCGGTGGCTGCTCGCCCTCTTCAGCGGCGTACTCCTGGGCATTCCCTGGGTCTATCCGTCGTTTTCCTCTCTCATCTTCGTCGCCTGGCTGCCGCTGTTTCAGTTGGAAGCCGGTCTGAGGCGACAGGGAAAAACCTACCTGCTTTTCAACTATGCCCTCGTAAGCTTTCTCCTGTGGAACATCCTTGGAACCTGGTGGATCGCACGGGCGTATGTTCCGGGGGCGGTGCTCATCATACTGACCAATGCGCTGCTGCAGGCAGCCTGTTTCCGGTTGGCCAGCGGTCTGGGTAAACATGTGGGGGCGCCGTTCATTCTGCCGTTCACGCTGATATGGATGGGGTTCGAGCATTTTCACGAATGGTGGGACCTTGCCTGGCCCTGGCTCAACCTGGGGAACGCTCTGGCTTCATCGCCGGTGGTGGTTCAGTGGTACGAGTACACCGGCGCCCGCGGGGGGACGCTGTGGATCATTCTGGCCAATTTCGCAGCGTTGAAGGTTCACAGGGACTGGGTCGCCAACCGCAAAAAGCCCCTGGTGCGGTCATGCACCGGCTTCCTGTTGGTGCTGCTGTTGCCGTCCCTGGCTTCCTGGCAGATCTTCCGCAACGTCGCCGCCGGCTCGGACAGCCTGCCCTTTGTCCTGGTGCAGCCCAACCTGGACCCCTATACCCAAAAGTTTGTTCCCGAAGCGCAGGCCGGCCACCTGGACGCCTTTTTTAAAACGGCCGACGCGTCGTGTGACAGCAAGACCCGTCTGCTGCTCGGTCCGGAAACCCTTATTTTGAACCAGATCGACGAAAAGGATCCCACGTCGTCGTCCGAGCTGCGCCGCATGAAGGCCTTTCAGCAGAAATACCCGCAGCTGAGCATTCTCCTGGGCGCGCACAGCTTCGAAAAAATTCCCGCAGGGAAGGTGGTCCCGGGCAGCCGCTGTGACCCTGAAAAGAGAATCCATTTCGAGGCCTTCAACTCGGCGCTGTTCCTGGCCCCGGCATCCACGGCCCGGTTTTATCACAAGACCAAGCTGGTGCCGTTGTTCGAGCGTGTGCCCTTTTTGCCGTACCTGGGGTTTTTGGGGAGATTTTCCCTTGAGCTCGGGGGCTACGTCGGCACCTATTCCAATCGCCAGGCACGGTCGTTTTTCAAAGCTCCCGGCGATGCGCCCGACATCCTGCCCATCGTCTGCTTTGAATCGGTTTTCGGCTCCTATTGTGCAAGGCGTCTGTCGGCGCGCAAGGGAATCGCCGTAATGATCACCAATGACGGATGGTGGAAACACACGCCCGGATACCGGTATCATTTCAATTTCAGCCGGCTGCGTGCCATCGAATGCCGGCGGGACCTTATACGGGCGGCCAACAACGGCATTTCCGCCCTCATCGATGCGCGGGGGACGGTGGTCGCACGGACATCCTGGTGGCAGCCCGCGGTACTCAAAGGGGAGGCGCATCTCAGGGCAGGACGCACATTTTTTTCGAGGCACGGAGACTATCTGGGAAAGGCTACGCTGCTTTGTGCTTGCGTTCTGTGCCTCTGGGCGGCTGTTTGCCGCAGACGGCCGTAACACCGGCGCCGGGAGGGGCCGCCGTTTTCTCGGTATGTTGGCATGCGGGGCAGATATGTGTGCCGCGCTGGGCCACCGTCAGGCGTTGGATCGGCGTCCCGCAGCGCGGGCAGCCAAGGCCGGTTCGGCGAAACACCTTGAGTTCGTCGGCGTTGCGCCCTGTTCTGCCGGCCACCGAATAGAAGTTGCCCTCGCCGGTGCCTAATGATGTGCCCATGTTTTTGAGTCCCTTTTTGAGCACGCGCGGGATGGCCTTGTGCAGGTCGTCCACCTCTTTTTCGGTGAGCGACACGCTGACGCGCTCGGGGTGGATCCTGGCCGCCCACAGCGCTTCGTCCACATAGATGTTGCCCAGGCCGGCAATGAAGGACTGGTCCAGAAGCAGCGGCTTGATCCGGCGCTTTCTGGCCTGCAGCATCTTTGCAAAGCGTTTTCGCGTGAAGCTCCGTTCGAGCGGTTCGGGTCCGATGCGGTCGAGAATCGTGCGTGCTTCCCGGGTCAGGGTGAGGCGGCCGAATTTGCGCGTGTCGTGAAACCGCAACTCGCGCTCACGACCGACCCGCAGCACCACGTGTTCGTGCCGGTCACGGCCGGTCCCGCAGGCCTTCCAGTTCAACCTGCCGGTCATGCGCAGGTGCACCAGCAGCGTCCAGTCCCCGGACAAAGCCATGACGATGTATTTGCCCCTCCGGGTGACGGCCTCGATGGTCAACCCCTTGATTGTTGCGCAAAAGGTTTTCGGGGACATGCCGGCAACCGTCCTGGGCCAGTACACGCGCGCTCCCAGGATGGAACGCCCTGTGATTCCGAGGGCGTTCAGGTTCTCAACCACCGTCTGCACTTCGGGCAATTCAGGCATGCAGAACATCCTTTTCTCAAACCTGATCTCACTGCAGGTTAAAATTTGAAACACTCGGTTTATAGCGTTTGACAGAATACCGACCCGAGACTACGTTTTCCATCTGGCTACCTTACTGCTTCGGAAAAAATATTCCTTATGTTGGACATCGGTTGTATCGGAACATATATGTGACAACCGGTATAGGTGTTGATAATTACCTGGTGGATGCATATCATGATCTTGTTGGCCGTGTCCATGTTGAGGTAAAATCGAAAACGGCGATGCCCTCACTACCTTGGGGCGCATGTCTACAATGACATTTGATGGGCACCATGAAAAGATCCTCGCACGCCAAACAGATGCTGGCAATACAGCTGCTTTTATGTGCACTTGTGTTCGATTCGTTCGTTTATGTTTCGAGGAGCTTTGCGGCGGAAATGCCGGCCGGGGAAAAACGGACGGCAATCTTTCGGCTGTATGCATCCTACATGGACGAATTTCCCGAGGTCCGGGGAATATCGGCACTGCAGGCCATGGCGTTGCACCGCCGGGGAGCGGTGGTCTTCGTGGATGTCCGCAAACCGGCCGAGATGGAAATCTCCACGCTGCCCGGGGCCGTGGGAGCCGACGCCTTTCGAGCCCACCCTGATCGCTACCGGGGCAGGACGGCGGTGGCCTACTGCACCATCGGCTACCGCAGCGGCCTGTTTGCCAAAAAGATGGCCGAACAGGGCGTTCCGGTGTTCAACCTCGAAGGGGGGATCCTGGCCTGGCTGTGGGAGGGCGGCGAACTTCTCGACGCCGGAGACGGAGCGGTGAAGCGTGTCCACGTGTATGCGCAAAAATGGGACCTGGCCCCGCCCGGGTATGAAACCATACGGTTCGGTTTCTGGCAGCGGCTGTTCATTAAGTGAATGCAGCCATTTTTAAAAAAAGGGAACCCTCGAATCAGGGAGGAGAAATTATGGACAGACCCATCTATCTGGACTACAACGGCACGACGCCGCACGACGCGGAGGTGGTCGAGGCCATGCGGCCCTTTCTGGAGACCGAATTCGGCAATCCCTCCAGTTCCCATTGGTACGGGATCAAACCCCGGCAGGCGGTGGAAGCGGCGCGCCGGCAGGTGGCCGGCCTTTTGAACTGCCAGCCAGGGGAGGTTTTTTTCACCAGCGGCGGCACCGAGTCCAACAACCACGCCATCCTGGGAACGGCGCAAGCCCTGCAGGCCCGGGGGAACCACATCATCACCAGCAGTTTCGAGCATCCAGCCGTGTTCGAAGTGTGCGGCTACCTGGAGCGCAACGGTTTCGAGATCACCTACCTGCCGGTAAGCGAGGAGGGGATGGTTGACCCCAACCGGGTGGCGGACGCCGTGCGTCCCGAGACCATCCTGATCTCCATCATGCACGCCAACAACGAAGTCGGGACCGTGCAGCCCATTGCCGCCGTCGGCCGCATCGCCGAGGAACACGGTATTGCCCTGCATGCGGATGCCGCCCAGTCGGTGGGCAAAATCCCCACCGATGTTCAGGTGATGGGGGTGCACCTGCTCTCGGTGGCCGGGCACAAGGTGTATGCCCCCAAGGGGATCGGCGCCCTGTATGTTCGACCGCCGCTCAAGCCGGAACGCTTCTGTCACGGCGCCGGACAGGAAAAAGGGGCGCGGGCCGGCACCGAAAACGTGATGGGCATCGTCGGGTTGGGCAAGGCCTGCGAGATCGCCAAAAGAGACCTGGAAAAAAACATGGCCCACATGAAATACCTGCGTGACAGGCTCCACGAGGGGCTTTTGAGCCGTCTGGCGGACATTCGTGTGAACGGCCACCAGGAACAGCGCCTTCCCAACACCCTGAGCGTTTCCTTCAAGGATATCGAAGCCAACCGTCTGCTGGAGGAAATCGGCCTCGATGTGGCGGTTTCTGCCGGGGCGGCATGTCATGCCGGCACCGTGGCGTTGTCCCACGTGCTCATCGCCATGGGCGTCCCCGTGGAGTGGGCCAAGGGGACCCTGCGCTTCAGTTTGGGCAAGATGACCACCGAGGCGGAGATCGATAAAACCATCCGTGTGGTCGCCGATGCCGTGGGGAAATTGCGGCCGGCCTGTTGAAAGCCGTTATACCGGTTGTCATATATATGTTCCGATACAACCGATGTCCAACACAGGGTGGATGATGAATTTACTTGTATTGTCAGAGGGCTATTAGGGTCACGTCATTCCTGCGGAGGCAGGAATCCAGAACATTTAACTGGGCTACGGGCGGCTCGGGTGTAACGTGGGATTTAGAAATTTTCAACAGGCAAAACGCTAACCGGTCCGTTCCTTGAGCGGCCCCTGCCCGCCGAGAAAACGCAGAATCCAGTCGAACCCCAGCAGCAGCAGTTCGGTTTCGCTGCGCCCGACCTTTTCCAGGCGTTTCTCTGCCACGTGGAACCGTGACAGAAAGCTGCTTTCGAACACGAAGCGGCGGAAAGTGTCCATGTTGTAGGCCGCCATGTAGACCATTTTCATGGCGGGGCTGTCCACACCCTGTCCCCCGAAAGGGTTCCGGCGCAGCAGGGCGTCCACCATCGCCCAGCTGGCGTTGACGGCGTTGTAGGGTTCCATTTCCTGGTCCTGCATCCACTGCTCGGCCGTCCAGGCCTTTTCCTCCCGGTGCCCCAG containing:
- a CDS encoding ABC transporter permease — protein: MLAYILRRILILIPTLLGVSIIVFFMLHVTPGDPAELLLGERATDEALMEIREHLGLNEPLYVQYGMFLKRLMQGDLGETIWTRQKVWIEITQRFPATIELAVCALIIACFFGIILGIVSATRQYSLFDYVSMLGALAGVSMPIFWLGLVFMLIFSLNLGWLPLSGRLSIDVNLDIITNFYILDAVITRNWVALKDALWHIIMPAVTLSTIPMAIVARMTRSAMLEVLRQDYIKTAKAKGLSRFKVVFKHALRNAMIPVVTTIGLQFGVTLGGAILTETIFAWPGVGKWMYDAVMQRDYMVIQGGTLFIATLFIIINLCVDVLYAVINPRISVH
- a CDS encoding ABC transporter substrate-binding protein, which encodes MVRKLSLILIIMVFVFTGAAMAASPKTGGTLVFGRGGDSVGLDPAYETDGNSFLVCDNIFEALVFYADESTALEPGLAESWDISADGKTYTFHLRKGVKFHDGTPFNANAVVFSIGRMMKDRKVKFTGKGWDIPPQERPPEYWVSMEMDDTVGSIEAVDEYTVVFNLKRVEAPFLANLGMDFADIISPTAFLKNPKEFLRTPVGTGPFKFVQWIKDDRIILEKNKAYWDKKGGPYLDKVVFRSIPENSVRFLELKTGNIHICQFPNPADIDLARKDKNLKLPTQPGMNIGYLSFNHTKEPWKSNVNLRKAIAHAINRKAIVDNIYQGMGQVAKNPIPPTMWGYNKSIPGYKYDPELAKEYLAKAGFPEGEGLGEITLWSMPVPRPYNPDGQKIGVAMAADLKKVGIVAKIVSYDWGTYLKRQREQPEDMDLFQLGWTGDNGDPDNFLAVLFDGLASPSVRTQWHNETYHKLMLQGKQTVDQAKRTKIYEDAQQLLYDECPVIPVAHSTVIWPAQKKVMNFKLHPTSSVRLKNVWLDQ
- the lnt gene encoding apolipoprotein N-acyltransferase; amino-acid sequence: MRGFETETGTPWYAVGAGDTYNRWLLALFSGVLLGIPWVYPSFSSLIFVAWLPLFQLEAGLRRQGKTYLLFNYALVSFLLWNILGTWWIARAYVPGAVLIILTNALLQAACFRLASGLGKHVGAPFILPFTLIWMGFEHFHEWWDLAWPWLNLGNALASSPVVVQWYEYTGARGGTLWIILANFAALKVHRDWVANRKKPLVRSCTGFLLVLLLPSLASWQIFRNVAAGSDSLPFVLVQPNLDPYTQKFVPEAQAGHLDAFFKTADASCDSKTRLLLGPETLILNQIDEKDPTSSSELRRMKAFQQKYPQLSILLGAHSFEKIPAGKVVPGSRCDPEKRIHFEAFNSALFLAPASTARFYHKTKLVPLFERVPFLPYLGFLGRFSLELGGYVGTYSNRQARSFFKAPGDAPDILPIVCFESVFGSYCARRLSARKGIAVMITNDGWWKHTPGYRYHFNFSRLRAIECRRDLIRAANNGISALIDARGTVVARTSWWQPAVLKGEAHLRAGRTFFSRHGDYLGKATLLCACVLCLWAAVCRRRP
- the mutM gene encoding bifunctional DNA-formamidopyrimidine glycosylase/DNA-(apurinic or apyrimidinic site) lyase; amino-acid sequence: MPELPEVQTVVENLNALGITGRSILGARVYWPRTVAGMSPKTFCATIKGLTIEAVTRRGKYIVMALSGDWTLLVHLRMTGRLNWKACGTGRDRHEHVVLRVGRERELRFHDTRKFGRLTLTREARTILDRIGPEPLERSFTRKRFAKMLQARKRRIKPLLLDQSFIAGLGNIYVDEALWAARIHPERVSVSLTEKEVDDLHKAIPRVLKKGLKNMGTSLGTGEGNFYSVAGRTGRNADELKVFRRTGLGCPRCGTPIQRLTVAQRGTHICPACQHTEKTAAPPGAGVTAVCGKQPPRGTERKHKAA
- a CDS encoding rhodanese-like domain-containing protein gives rise to the protein MKRSSHAKQMLAIQLLLCALVFDSFVYVSRSFAAEMPAGEKRTAIFRLYASYMDEFPEVRGISALQAMALHRRGAVVFVDVRKPAEMEISTLPGAVGADAFRAHPDRYRGRTAVAYCTIGYRSGLFAKKMAEQGVPVFNLEGGILAWLWEGGELLDAGDGAVKRVHVYAQKWDLAPPGYETIRFGFWQRLFIK
- a CDS encoding cysteine desulfurase, which codes for MDRPIYLDYNGTTPHDAEVVEAMRPFLETEFGNPSSSHWYGIKPRQAVEAARRQVAGLLNCQPGEVFFTSGGTESNNHAILGTAQALQARGNHIITSSFEHPAVFEVCGYLERNGFEITYLPVSEEGMVDPNRVADAVRPETILISIMHANNEVGTVQPIAAVGRIAEEHGIALHADAAQSVGKIPTDVQVMGVHLLSVAGHKVYAPKGIGALYVRPPLKPERFCHGAGQEKGARAGTENVMGIVGLGKACEIAKRDLEKNMAHMKYLRDRLHEGLLSRLADIRVNGHQEQRLPNTLSVSFKDIEANRLLEEIGLDVAVSAGAACHAGTVALSHVLIAMGVPVEWAKGTLRFSLGKMTTEAEIDKTIRVVADAVGKLRPAC